The following proteins are co-located in the Polymorphospora rubra genome:
- a CDS encoding non-ribosomal peptide synthetase produces the protein MESGLARAVLAQARRTPDAVAVSDGDRDLRYAELAAMSAAVAGSLHRAGVRPGQAVAVRLPRSWQLVCAMLGILRLGATVVPLDRQSPPDRQRHMLVDAAAVAVVHGPDGPDELPDGVLPLPVDALLGAGGEPGPEAAPAPVAFLFYTSGTTGRPKGVEVRDAGILRLARPGYLELSPAARYACLSNPAFDALSFEVWVPLLTGGCCVVLDDETAATPDRLAGALRAGRVDTLFITVALFNAVVDRVPDCFAGIGQVLVGGEQLNARLIRRWYADNAASGTQLFNVYGPTEATTFALCHPIPRDFAGEVVPIGGVLPGTEALLVVDGTRLAGEGEVAELYLGGAALAAGYRNLPGETAARFVRPPWLDGSQRYYRTGDLVRRDAAGRIEYVGRVDRQVKVRGFRVEPGEVERQIVTHPAVRQAYVCTRRGPLGVNELLAYVVAAPGLSFVDFDRHLAAALPAYMRPHRVHLVDALPLNANGKVDQDALLRRADPPWRGDAVGSPATAWQREVLGLAGEVLGVPDLRPGDRWIASGGDSLKALRLRFEVQRRWGGELPQAAVLHGDFAELAAAIDAARTATGSPYPVPAAPTGARSAPATSEQQRLWLLQQRSPGSGAYHVGLAFALRGRVDVAALRQALRQAVVRHPALRTGFRATPDGLFQEVGEAYDPWVEPGGDTGGDWPGRARALFAVPFDLARPRMLRAHWLPGDDGGMLLLHLHHIAVDGWSLDVLFRTLSADYAAALAGTAAEAGTAVKVGTAAEVRTDAPTPLDYAAWQADWFTRPAYLAQRAALRAHHADIDEVAAPLRPVRAGAGDHLLQTSVDTVRRGMLDRLGAELGLTRFHLLLACFAWAVYGVTGRTHPRIASPVANRPVRDFADSVGMFANTVLLPLALAPREGLRAQVLRQAAALRQVLDAQDVALAHVVEDHDFGADAPLFDFLFVLDNTDFSALALPGCAARPVWLPPTAAKCPLTLSVVAHEAGFDCLWEYAGDHFDAGDATALADLFRQGLDALTDGGTVTLAELVRTYRNGLPEPGRGNHAEPTYATVAEGFAHRVRAEPSATALVAGDRSLSYADLDGYAAGLAADLARRYPVPARDAAVALFLEPSVEHVVALLALARLNLTIVPLDRAYPPALLRQILGQVAPLCVLLSPGDEAALDAIDGGAHPRLPVSLARPAAAPPPLSYAGRPLYTLFTSGSTGTPKGVRVSDALLCNLLQWQVAAGGLAGRAATLQFSMLAFDVSFQEVFGTLCGGGTLHLPRRGRRQDMPALLDHLDSAGIERIFMPYVALQLLAEHGVRLGRHPSRLREVVTAGEQLVCTDSIRRWFTGLPGARLFNHYGPTETHVVSGLRLDGDPAGWPARPAIGRPIANMWLRVVDEADEVVPPDCPGQLLIGGPLVEPCYLGDPALDEARFVELPGLGHFFRSGDQARFDRDGLLHYLGRDDQQVKVSGHRLELGQVEAALLRHPAVVNAVVVRDGGQLVACLECRAASPAAAELTGHLAGLLPAYVRVDRFRCLPELPRTASGKLDRRRALAAPGEELRPRGAVAAPALSALEARLAGLFEEVVGVPIGPDQRFFDGGAGSLGLMRFHLRLTAEGWSLTIPDLFAHVTIRGLARFLEGRQNAEPDTVPAGPADEPVAVVGMAVRLPGADDLAAFWAMVAAGGRGIEHFDAADGLVGARSQLAGPLAFDPEHFGISRSDARLMDPQQRHLLMSCVEALAHAGIADPAGRRVGLLASCGENTYFQAMLRDGDPARLPDAFQLALHHDKDFLATKVAYHLGLTGPAFTVQAACSSSLVAVHLAAGLLRQGDSDVMLVGGVLVDPLLRDGYRYRPQHIFSPDGHCRPFSDDAGGTVGASGVGVVVLKPLRSARRDGDTVYAVITGSAVNNDGADKLGYAAPSVPGQREVIRAALRRSGHDSADLGYVEAHGTGTELGDPVEVAALRQAYDLAESGRCALTSVKSQIGHLGAAAGVVGLVRAVLSIHHGLIPPNVDFRRLNPRLGPDPAPFYVPAQARPWPDGRLRVAAVSSFGIGGTNAHLVLEAAEPTTAAPPGTDVPVVVLAASSATGLLADAARIADYLAARPDTYRQVLRHLHAGRPAGRWRTAAVCADPDAAVAWLRTVTAVEVAPADAPPVEVTLPAAELAAAWLAGRTIRWPAGPAQAPWDFPPPAFELADHDFARAAPPPGPRAPVAEPVDEGWPARLPEAEWLHQPHWVRWRHAGTAVDVRRPATLVVMAAEPLPPAAVRAFQAAYDRVVTAVAADHFARLAPDSYRVDPADPDSVRRLLDALPGADIDWLHALALAVGGPVGPDSLADAYRACVDTPAALLAAVADRRVRAWWLSYDAQPVTGDVGRPELGLLAGVCEVAPQESAVDGHWLDLPSRDPADWAPAVAALAAFPAESALPAEPAPPRRLALRDGYWWEPALLPVRPPTGPAPLPAGPAVYLVLGGTGGIGRSIAAWLLEQGDCRVILLARRGRLPAGLTPWVDRVDVVEADLAETAPDELLTRLGAYTRRVDGIVHAAGVAAGGLVNRRDAAAMRRATAGKTHGALLVERLVAHYRPAFAVYCSSMSAQFGGVGQLDYAAANGLLDGFARHRTTGTTARIAVDWDVWHEVGLARDALPTDARHRAHLAVGLSVADGQRLFGHALRLRLPHLLVATTTLDRARDFYAPPAGPPVAVPAVAPATAADELTKWLCHWLDVDRLDPAASLYDLGADSLLLLDLVDEVKERFGVGLALSRLSHRVSLNEVLDLLGGTLHADAPTGSAVPLEVWQAGRGRTVLCLVHPVGGDIQAYRSLVSELDPDLTVCLITDPALERPDQPTWSVTERAAHYHHALAARFPRGEWRWQLAGWSFGGWVALAMAARAEADGQPVEELYLLDPPPPDAGPAFRGYDDERLEALFAHELGAATGTGAAAKAYVDGLVRCCRANLASMADHVPPRLAGTPARLWLASRPTAGLPVLDPPEAQARRWQAYLPGLAGWHRVDTTHYGIVEPETARTVAQIINEAQR, from the coding sequence ATGGAGTCCGGCCTCGCCCGCGCGGTGCTCGCCCAGGCGCGCCGTACGCCGGACGCGGTCGCGGTCTCCGACGGCGACCGGGACCTGCGCTACGCCGAGTTGGCGGCGATGAGCGCCGCCGTCGCCGGTTCGCTGCACCGGGCCGGGGTACGCCCCGGACAGGCGGTCGCGGTCCGGCTGCCACGCTCCTGGCAACTGGTCTGCGCCATGCTCGGCATTTTGCGGCTGGGTGCCACGGTCGTGCCGCTGGACCGGCAGAGCCCGCCGGATCGGCAGCGCCACATGCTGGTCGACGCGGCCGCCGTGGCTGTGGTGCACGGGCCGGACGGGCCCGACGAGCTGCCCGACGGCGTGCTGCCGCTGCCGGTGGACGCGCTGCTGGGTGCCGGCGGGGAGCCGGGGCCGGAGGCCGCGCCGGCGCCGGTCGCGTTCCTGTTCTACACCTCGGGGACCACCGGCCGGCCGAAGGGCGTCGAGGTACGCGACGCCGGCATCCTGCGGCTGGCCCGGCCGGGCTACCTCGAGCTGTCCCCGGCGGCCCGGTACGCGTGCCTGTCGAACCCGGCGTTCGACGCGTTGAGCTTCGAGGTCTGGGTGCCGCTGCTGACCGGCGGCTGCTGCGTGGTGCTCGACGACGAGACGGCGGCGACACCGGACCGGCTGGCCGGGGCGCTGCGCGCCGGGCGGGTCGACACGCTGTTCATCACGGTGGCGCTGTTCAACGCGGTGGTCGACCGGGTGCCGGACTGCTTCGCCGGGATCGGCCAGGTGCTGGTCGGCGGCGAGCAGCTCAACGCCCGGCTGATCCGCCGCTGGTATGCCGACAACGCCGCCAGCGGAACCCAACTGTTCAATGTGTACGGTCCGACCGAGGCGACCACGTTCGCCCTGTGTCATCCGATCCCGCGGGACTTCGCCGGCGAGGTGGTGCCGATCGGCGGGGTGCTGCCGGGCACCGAAGCCCTGCTGGTGGTCGACGGCACGCGGCTCGCCGGGGAGGGCGAGGTCGCCGAGTTGTACCTCGGCGGTGCGGCGTTGGCGGCCGGCTACCGCAACCTCCCCGGGGAGACCGCCGCCCGCTTCGTACGGCCGCCGTGGCTGGACGGCTCGCAGCGCTACTACCGCACCGGTGACCTGGTGCGTCGCGACGCCGCCGGCCGGATCGAGTACGTCGGACGGGTCGACCGGCAGGTCAAGGTCCGTGGCTTCCGGGTCGAGCCGGGCGAGGTGGAACGGCAGATCGTCACCCACCCGGCGGTCCGGCAGGCGTACGTCTGCACCCGGCGCGGCCCGCTGGGGGTGAACGAGCTGCTGGCGTACGTGGTGGCCGCCCCCGGTCTGTCGTTCGTGGACTTCGACCGGCACCTGGCGGCGGCCCTGCCGGCGTACATGCGCCCGCACCGGGTCCATCTGGTCGACGCCCTGCCGCTGAACGCCAACGGCAAGGTCGACCAGGACGCGCTGCTGCGCCGCGCCGATCCGCCGTGGCGGGGGGACGCCGTCGGTTCGCCCGCCACGGCGTGGCAGCGCGAGGTGCTGGGGCTGGCCGGCGAGGTGCTCGGCGTACCCGACCTGCGGCCGGGTGACCGGTGGATCGCCAGCGGCGGCGACTCGCTGAAGGCGCTGCGGCTGCGGTTCGAGGTCCAGCGGCGCTGGGGTGGCGAGCTTCCGCAGGCGGCGGTCCTGCACGGCGACTTCGCCGAGCTGGCCGCCGCGATCGACGCGGCCCGGACGGCGACCGGTTCGCCGTATCCGGTGCCGGCGGCCCCGACCGGCGCGCGGTCGGCGCCGGCCACCTCGGAGCAGCAGCGGCTGTGGCTGTTGCAGCAGCGGTCGCCGGGGTCGGGGGCCTACCACGTCGGGTTGGCGTTCGCGCTGCGCGGCCGGGTCGACGTCGCGGCGTTACGGCAGGCGCTGCGGCAGGCGGTGGTCCGGCATCCGGCGCTGCGGACCGGGTTCCGGGCCACGCCCGACGGGCTGTTCCAGGAGGTCGGCGAGGCGTACGACCCGTGGGTCGAACCCGGCGGCGACACCGGCGGTGACTGGCCCGGGCGGGCGCGGGCGCTGTTCGCCGTACCTTTCGACCTGGCGCGGCCGCGGATGCTGCGGGCCCACTGGCTGCCCGGCGACGACGGCGGAATGCTGCTGCTGCACCTGCACCACATCGCGGTCGACGGCTGGTCGCTCGACGTGCTGTTCCGCACCCTGTCGGCCGACTACGCGGCGGCGCTGGCCGGCACGGCGGCCGAGGCTGGCACAGCAGTCAAGGTCGGGACGGCGGCCGAGGTCAGGACGGATGCGCCGACGCCGCTGGACTACGCCGCCTGGCAGGCCGACTGGTTCACCCGGCCGGCGTATCTGGCGCAGCGTGCGGCGCTGCGGGCGCACCACGCCGACATCGACGAGGTCGCGGCGCCGCTGCGACCGGTCCGGGCCGGCGCCGGCGACCACCTGCTGCAGACCTCGGTCGACACCGTACGCCGCGGCATGCTCGACCGGCTCGGCGCCGAGTTGGGGTTGACCCGCTTCCACCTGCTGCTGGCCTGCTTCGCGTGGGCCGTGTACGGGGTGACCGGCCGGACCCATCCGCGCATCGCCAGCCCGGTCGCGAACCGGCCGGTGCGGGACTTCGCCGACAGCGTCGGAATGTTCGCCAACACCGTGCTGCTGCCGTTGGCGCTGGCGCCGCGCGAGGGGCTGCGTGCCCAGGTGCTGCGGCAGGCCGCCGCCCTGCGCCAGGTGCTGGACGCGCAGGACGTGGCGCTCGCGCACGTCGTCGAAGACCACGACTTCGGCGCCGACGCGCCGCTGTTCGACTTCCTGTTCGTCCTCGACAACACCGACTTCTCCGCGCTGGCGCTGCCCGGTTGCGCGGCCCGGCCGGTGTGGCTGCCGCCGACCGCGGCGAAGTGCCCGCTCACCCTGTCGGTCGTCGCGCACGAGGCCGGTTTCGACTGCCTGTGGGAGTACGCCGGCGACCACTTCGACGCCGGCGACGCCACCGCGTTGGCCGACCTGTTCCGGCAGGGGCTGGACGCGCTGACCGACGGCGGCACGGTCACCCTGGCCGAGCTGGTGCGGACGTACCGGAACGGGCTGCCCGAACCGGGCCGGGGCAACCACGCCGAGCCGACGTACGCGACGGTGGCCGAGGGTTTCGCCCACCGGGTCCGTGCGGAGCCTTCGGCGACGGCGCTGGTGGCCGGCGACCGCAGCCTCAGTTACGCCGACCTCGACGGGTACGCGGCGGGCCTCGCCGCCGACCTGGCGCGGCGGTATCCGGTGCCGGCCCGGGACGCCGCCGTCGCGCTGTTCCTCGAACCGTCGGTCGAGCACGTCGTGGCGCTGCTGGCGCTGGCCCGGCTGAACCTCACCATCGTGCCGCTCGACCGGGCCTACCCGCCGGCGTTGCTGCGCCAGATCCTGGGCCAGGTCGCGCCGCTGTGCGTGCTGCTGTCCCCCGGCGACGAGGCCGCCCTCGACGCGATCGACGGCGGCGCCCACCCCCGCCTGCCGGTGTCCCTGGCCCGCCCCGCCGCCGCGCCACCACCCCTGTCGTACGCCGGCCGGCCGCTCTACACGCTGTTCACCTCGGGCTCCACCGGCACTCCGAAGGGCGTACGGGTCAGCGACGCCCTGCTGTGCAACCTGCTGCAGTGGCAGGTGGCGGCCGGTGGCCTGGCCGGCCGGGCGGCCACCCTCCAGTTCTCGATGCTCGCCTTCGACGTCTCCTTCCAGGAGGTCTTCGGCACGCTGTGCGGCGGCGGCACGCTGCACCTGCCCCGGCGCGGCCGGCGGCAGGACATGCCGGCGCTGCTGGATCATCTCGACTCCGCCGGCATCGAGCGGATCTTCATGCCGTACGTCGCGTTGCAGCTGCTGGCCGAGCACGGGGTCCGTCTCGGCCGCCACCCGTCGCGGCTGCGGGAGGTGGTCACCGCCGGCGAGCAACTGGTCTGCACCGACAGCATCCGCCGCTGGTTCACGGGGCTGCCGGGCGCGCGCCTGTTCAACCACTACGGGCCGACCGAGACGCACGTGGTCAGCGGCCTCCGCCTCGACGGCGACCCGGCCGGCTGGCCGGCCCGGCCGGCGATCGGGCGTCCGATCGCCAACATGTGGCTGCGGGTGGTCGACGAGGCTGACGAGGTCGTACCGCCGGACTGCCCCGGACAGCTGCTGATCGGCGGGCCGCTGGTCGAGCCCTGCTATCTCGGCGATCCGGCGCTCGACGAGGCCCGGTTCGTCGAGCTGCCCGGCCTCGGCCACTTCTTCCGCAGCGGTGACCAGGCCCGGTTCGACCGCGACGGCCTGCTGCACTATCTGGGCCGCGACGACCAGCAGGTCAAGGTGAGCGGCCACCGGCTGGAGCTGGGTCAGGTCGAGGCGGCGCTGCTGCGGCATCCGGCGGTCGTCAACGCCGTGGTCGTCCGTGACGGTGGGCAGCTGGTCGCCTGCCTGGAATGCCGGGCCGCCTCGCCGGCCGCGGCGGAGCTGACCGGTCACCTGGCGGGGCTGCTGCCCGCGTACGTACGCGTCGACCGGTTCCGGTGTCTGCCGGAGCTGCCGCGTACGGCCAGCGGCAAGCTGGACCGCCGCCGCGCGCTGGCCGCGCCGGGCGAGGAGTTGCGCCCCCGGGGCGCCGTCGCGGCGCCGGCCCTGTCGGCGCTGGAGGCGCGGCTGGCCGGACTGTTCGAGGAGGTGGTCGGGGTGCCCATCGGCCCCGATCAGCGCTTCTTCGACGGTGGCGCGGGCAGCCTCGGCCTGATGCGGTTCCACCTGCGCCTGACCGCCGAGGGGTGGTCGCTGACCATTCCCGATCTCTTCGCGCACGTCACGATCCGCGGCCTGGCCCGGTTCCTCGAGGGCCGGCAGAACGCCGAGCCGGACACCGTTCCGGCCGGTCCGGCGGACGAGCCGGTCGCGGTCGTCGGGATGGCGGTCCGGCTGCCCGGCGCGGACGACCTGGCCGCCTTCTGGGCCATGGTGGCGGCCGGCGGACGCGGGATCGAGCATTTCGACGCCGCCGACGGACTCGTCGGGGCCCGCAGCCAGCTGGCCGGACCGCTCGCGTTCGACCCCGAGCACTTCGGCATCAGCCGCTCCGACGCCCGGTTGATGGACCCGCAGCAGCGGCACCTGCTGATGAGCTGTGTCGAGGCGCTGGCGCACGCGGGTATCGCCGACCCGGCCGGGCGGCGGGTCGGCCTGCTCGCGAGCTGCGGCGAGAACACCTATTTCCAGGCGATGCTTCGCGACGGCGACCCGGCCCGGTTGCCGGACGCGTTCCAGTTGGCGCTGCACCACGACAAGGACTTCCTGGCGACGAAGGTGGCATACCACCTGGGGCTGACCGGGCCGGCGTTCACCGTGCAGGCGGCCTGTTCGAGTTCGCTGGTGGCGGTGCACCTCGCCGCCGGCCTGCTGCGGCAGGGCGACAGTGACGTGATGCTGGTCGGCGGGGTGCTGGTGGACCCGCTGCTGCGCGACGGATACCGCTACCGGCCGCAGCACATCTTCTCCCCGGACGGACACTGCCGGCCGTTCAGCGACGACGCCGGCGGCACCGTCGGGGCGAGTGGGGTCGGCGTGGTGGTCCTGAAACCGCTGCGGTCGGCCCGGCGGGACGGCGACACCGTGTACGCGGTGATCACCGGTTCGGCGGTGAACAACGACGGTGCCGACAAGCTCGGCTACGCCGCCCCGTCGGTGCCCGGCCAGCGTGAGGTGATCCGCGCCGCGCTGCGCCGTAGTGGGCACGACAGCGCCGACCTGGGTTACGTCGAGGCGCACGGCACCGGCACCGAGTTGGGCGACCCGGTCGAGGTGGCCGCGCTGCGGCAGGCGTACGACCTGGCCGAGTCCGGTCGTTGTGCGCTGACGTCGGTGAAGAGCCAGATCGGTCACCTCGGCGCGGCCGCCGGGGTCGTCGGCCTGGTCCGCGCCGTCCTGTCCATCCATCATGGACTGATCCCGCCGAACGTCGACTTCCGGCGCCTCAATCCGCGTCTCGGTCCCGACCCGGCGCCGTTCTACGTCCCGGCGCAGGCCCGTCCCTGGCCGGACGGGCGCCTGCGGGTGGCGGCGGTGAGCAGCTTCGGCATCGGCGGCACCAACGCCCACCTGGTTCTCGAAGCGGCCGAACCGACGACCGCCGCACCGCCGGGCACCGACGTACCCGTGGTGGTGCTCGCCGCCAGCAGCGCGACCGGGCTGCTGGCCGACGCCGCCCGGATCGCCGACTACCTCGCGGCCCGGCCCGACACCTACCGCCAGGTGCTGCGCCACCTGCACGCCGGCCGACCGGCGGGCCGCTGGCGGACGGCGGCGGTATGCGCCGACCCGGACGCGGCCGTGGCCTGGCTGCGTACCGTGACCGCCGTCGAGGTCGCGCCGGCCGACGCGCCGCCCGTCGAGGTCACTCTGCCGGCGGCGGAGCTGGCCGCCGCGTGGCTGGCCGGCCGGACGATCCGCTGGCCGGCCGGGCCGGCACAGGCACCGTGGGACTTTCCCCCGCCCGCCTTCGAGCTGGCCGACCACGACTTCGCCCGCGCCGCACCACCGCCCGGACCGCGGGCACCGGTCGCCGAGCCGGTCGACGAGGGGTGGCCGGCCCGGCTGCCCGAGGCCGAGTGGCTGCACCAGCCGCACTGGGTGCGGTGGCGCCACGCCGGCACCGCCGTCGACGTACGCCGGCCGGCGACACTCGTGGTGATGGCGGCCGAGCCGCTTCCCCCGGCCGCCGTACGCGCGTTCCAGGCGGCCTACGACCGGGTGGTGACCGCCGTCGCCGCCGACCACTTCGCCCGGCTGGCGCCGGACAGCTACCGGGTGGACCCGGCCGACCCCGACTCGGTACGCCGGCTGCTCGACGCGCTGCCCGGCGCCGACATCGACTGGCTGCACGCGCTTGCGCTGGCCGTCGGCGGACCGGTGGGTCCGGACTCGCTCGCCGACGCCTACCGGGCCTGCGTCGACACCCCGGCCGCGCTGCTGGCGGCCGTGGCCGACCGGCGGGTACGGGCCTGGTGGCTGTCGTACGACGCGCAACCCGTCACCGGCGACGTGGGCCGGCCGGAGCTGGGGCTGCTCGCCGGGGTGTGCGAGGTCGCTCCCCAGGAGTCCGCCGTCGACGGCCACTGGCTGGACCTGCCGAGCCGCGACCCGGCGGACTGGGCGCCGGCGGTGGCGGCGCTGGCGGCTTTCCCGGCCGAGTCGGCGCTGCCGGCGGAACCGGCGCCGCCCCGGCGGCTCGCGCTGCGCGACGGCTACTGGTGGGAGCCGGCGCTGCTGCCGGTACGCCCGCCCACCGGCCCGGCGCCACTGCCGGCCGGGCCGGCCGTGTACCTGGTGCTCGGCGGCACCGGCGGCATCGGGCGGAGCATCGCGGCGTGGCTGCTGGAGCAGGGCGACTGCCGGGTGATCCTGCTCGCCCGGCGGGGCCGTCTGCCGGCCGGGCTGACGCCGTGGGTCGACCGCGTCGACGTCGTCGAGGCGGACCTGGCCGAGACGGCTCCCGACGAGCTGCTGACCCGGCTCGGCGCGTACACCCGGCGGGTCGACGGGATCGTCCACGCGGCGGGGGTCGCGGCCGGCGGGTTGGTCAACCGGCGGGACGCGGCCGCGATGCGGCGGGCCACGGCCGGCAAGACGCACGGCGCGCTGCTCGTCGAACGGCTCGTCGCCCACTACCGGCCGGCGTTCGCCGTCTACTGCTCGTCGATGTCGGCCCAGTTCGGCGGCGTCGGCCAGCTCGACTACGCCGCCGCCAACGGGCTGCTGGACGGCTTCGCCCGGCACCGCACGACCGGGACCACGGCGCGGATCGCCGTCGACTGGGACGTCTGGCACGAGGTGGGCCTCGCCCGCGACGCCCTGCCCACCGACGCCCGGCACCGGGCGCACCTGGCGGTGGGCCTGTCGGTGGCCGACGGGCAGCGGCTGTTCGGGCACGCCCTGCGGCTGCGGCTGCCGCACCTGCTGGTCGCCACGACCACGCTGGACCGGGCCCGGGACTTCTACGCACCGCCGGCCGGGCCACCGGTCGCGGTGCCCGCCGTGGCGCCCGCAACGGCGGCCGACGAGCTGACCAAGTGGCTGTGTCACTGGCTGGACGTGGACCGGCTCGACCCGGCCGCTTCACTGTACGACCTCGGTGCCGACTCCCTGCTGCTGCTGGACCTGGTCGACGAGGTGAAGGAGCGCTTCGGTGTCGGCCTCGCGCTGTCCCGGCTGAGCCACCGGGTGAGCCTGAACGAGGTGCTGGACCTCCTCGGCGGGACGCTGCACGCCGACGCCCCCACCGGGTCCGCCGTACCGCTGGAGGTCTGGCAGGCGGGCCGCGGGCGGACGGTGCTGTGCCTGGTCCACCCGGTCGGTGGCGACATCCAGGCGTACCGGTCGCTGGTGTCGGAACTCGACCCGGACCTCACCGTCTGCCTCATCACCGATCCCGCGCTGGAGCGGCCCGACCAGCCGACCTGGTCGGTCACGGAACGGGCCGCGCACTACCACCACGCGCTGGCGGCCCGCTTCCCGCGCGGCGAGTGGCGCTGGCAGCTCGCCGGCTGGTCCTTCGGCGGCTGGGTGGCGCTGGCGATGGCGGCGCGGGCCGAGGCGGACGGGCAGCCGGTCGAGGAGCTCTACCTGCTCGACCCGCCACCGCCGGACGCCGGGCCGGCCTTCCGGGGGTACGACGACGAGCGGCTCGAAGCCCTCTTCGCCCACGAACTCGGGGCGGCGACGGGCACCGGCGCCGCGGCGAAGGCGTACGTGGACGGACTGGTCCGCTGCTGCCGGGCGAACCTGGCCAGCATGGCGGACCACGTCCCGCCCCGGCTGGCGGGCACGCCCGCCCGGCTGTGGTTGGCGAGCCGCCCGACGGCCGGCCTGCCGGTGCTCGACCCGCCCGAGGCGCAGGCCCGCAGGTGGCAGGCGTACCTGCCCGGACTGGCGGGGTGGCATCGGGTCGACACCACGCACTACGGCATCGTCGAACCGGAAACGGCCCGTACGGTGGCCCAGATCATCAACGAGGCGCAACGATGA